The Streptomyces aurantiacus genome includes a region encoding these proteins:
- a CDS encoding MMPL family transporter, whose product MGDGKTTTTRAGRRRAVPWALLGLWVAVLALVGPFAAKLADVQHDRVTDYLPASADSTQVAKIQEELPGGESTEMVIVYHRDEGLAAADRETAARQVEEIAGKHELIGGAPEGIPSDDGTTLMYPVVSNEPGTDEKLRDALVGDVRDIARSQDGLSVEVGGTGALATDAGKVYDSLGGPLLYTTVAVVALLLILIYRSPVLWLVPLAVAGIADYLSMGVAYGLNQAFGTTVSGQSSGVMTILVFGAGTDYALLLVSRYREELRRIERPYEAMAAALRGCGPAVLASSGTVAAGLLCLLAADLNSSRGMGPLGTVGVLCALVAMLTLLPALLVLLGRRVFWPLVPAFGSEPKERRRSLFAAMGSSAGRRPLTVLATGAVLLGALALGALNLPGPVKQEDSFVDKPEAVAAMETLAGAYPGRGTQPIDVITPESRADRTLAAIRDTRGVESAERGRTGDGWTEISVIAKDAPQSAGETATIKSLRGELKGSYVGGASAQQIDLEDTNRRDTKIVVPLVLVSVLLILAGLLRSLVAPLILVAAVVAVWGAALGIGGLVFGPVLGFEGTDPGLGLLSFVFLVALGVDYGIFLMHRMREESLAGAEPAAAALTALRTTGGVIASAGLVLAATFAVLTNMGLVPLVELGFVIAVGVLLDTFLVRTYLVTSASVALGRKMWWPGSLSREPAPAEPPRRPERVGAP is encoded by the coding sequence ATGGGGGACGGGAAGACAACCACGACGAGGGCGGGGCGCAGGCGAGCCGTTCCGTGGGCGCTGCTCGGGCTGTGGGTGGCCGTGCTCGCCCTGGTCGGACCGTTCGCGGCGAAACTCGCCGACGTGCAGCACGACCGGGTCACCGACTACCTGCCGGCGAGTGCCGACTCGACCCAGGTGGCCAAGATCCAGGAGGAGTTGCCCGGGGGCGAGAGCACCGAGATGGTGATCGTGTACCACCGGGACGAAGGACTGGCCGCCGCCGACCGGGAGACCGCCGCCAGGCAGGTCGAGGAGATCGCCGGAAAGCACGAGCTGATCGGCGGCGCCCCCGAGGGCATCCCCTCCGACGACGGCACGACCCTGATGTACCCGGTCGTCAGCAACGAGCCCGGGACCGACGAGAAGCTGCGGGACGCCCTCGTCGGCGACGTACGGGACATCGCCCGGAGCCAGGACGGGCTGAGCGTGGAGGTGGGCGGCACGGGGGCACTGGCCACCGACGCGGGGAAGGTCTACGACTCACTCGGCGGGCCGCTCCTCTACACCACCGTCGCCGTCGTCGCCCTCCTGCTGATCCTGATCTACCGCAGCCCGGTGCTGTGGCTCGTGCCGCTCGCCGTCGCCGGGATCGCCGACTATCTGTCGATGGGCGTCGCCTACGGCCTCAACCAGGCCTTCGGGACCACCGTCTCCGGCCAGAGCTCGGGCGTGATGACGATCCTCGTGTTCGGCGCGGGCACCGACTACGCGCTCCTGCTGGTCTCGCGCTACCGGGAGGAACTGCGGCGCATCGAGCGCCCGTACGAGGCCATGGCCGCCGCCCTGCGGGGCTGCGGGCCCGCCGTGCTCGCCTCCTCCGGCACCGTCGCCGCCGGGCTGCTGTGCCTGCTCGCAGCCGACCTCAACAGCAGCCGGGGCATGGGCCCGCTCGGCACGGTCGGGGTGCTCTGCGCCCTCGTCGCGATGCTGACACTGCTTCCCGCGCTCCTCGTCCTGCTGGGGCGGCGCGTGTTCTGGCCGCTCGTGCCCGCCTTCGGCAGCGAGCCCAAGGAGCGGCGGCGGAGCCTCTTCGCCGCCATGGGCAGCTCCGCCGGACGCAGGCCGCTGACCGTGCTCGCGACCGGAGCAGTCCTGCTCGGCGCCCTCGCCCTCGGCGCGCTCAACCTGCCCGGGCCGGTCAAGCAGGAGGACTCCTTCGTCGACAAGCCGGAGGCCGTCGCCGCCATGGAGACCCTCGCCGGGGCCTACCCCGGACGCGGCACCCAGCCCATCGACGTGATCACCCCGGAGAGCCGCGCCGACCGGACGCTCGCGGCGATCCGGGACACGCGCGGAGTCGAGAGCGCCGAGAGGGGCCGTACCGGGGACGGCTGGACGGAGATCTCCGTCATCGCGAAGGACGCGCCCCAGTCGGCGGGAGAGACCGCCACCATCAAGTCCCTGCGCGGTGAACTGAAGGGCTCCTACGTCGGCGGGGCCAGCGCCCAGCAGATCGACCTGGAGGACACCAACCGGCGGGACACGAAGATCGTCGTACCGCTCGTCCTCGTCTCCGTGCTGCTCATCCTGGCCGGACTGCTGCGCAGCCTCGTCGCGCCGCTCATCCTGGTGGCCGCCGTGGTCGCGGTCTGGGGCGCGGCCCTCGGCATCGGCGGGCTGGTCTTCGGGCCGGTCCTCGGCTTCGAGGGAACCGATCCGGGGCTCGGGCTGCTGTCCTTCGTGTTCCTCGTGGCCCTCGGCGTCGACTACGGCATCTTCCTCATGCACCGGATGCGGGAGGAGTCCCTGGCCGGAGCCGAACCGGCGGCCGCCGCGCTGACCGCCCTGCGGACCACCGGCGGTGTCATCGCCTCGGCAGGCCTCGTCCTCGCCGCGACCTTCGCCGTGCTGACGAACATGGGCCTCGTGCCACTCGTCGAACTCGGCTTCGTGATCGCCGTCGGCGTCCTCCTCGACACCTTCCTCGTACGGACGTACCTGGTGACCAGCGCCAGTGTCGCCCTGGGCCGGAAGATGTGGTGGCCGGGAAGCCTCTCCCGTGAACCGGCGCCGGCCGAACCACCACGGCGGCCGGAGCGGGTCGGAGCGCCCTGA
- a CDS encoding sensor histidine kinase — protein MRDRAVTAGGGTRSRRIERVMAVVNRDPLTAPHRTRNDAFIACGVAVLAVALALLVDDGRPLGPLGWALLFGAHVPLVWRRSRPVLVMLAVVACVAPYHGLDYNHAAPTPAAYFALYTVAATGRPLRTVLVGVGVIGVSVSVMLSVSAKEALQLLEISGWVVAMLFFGVDARFYRQYVASIVERAERAERTREEEARRRVAEERLRIARDLHDLLAHSITLIGVQTSVAAHVLTADPDRLDRKAVAQALDDIAGTCRTARGELRTTLEVLRANEVSVSVGGEPMDGSGSGSGSGFADGRGPLPGLDGLPGLAQTARAAGADVELSVHADGVPPSVGAAAYRIVQEALTNAVRHGGRDDLTVRVGLRTAERTLRVSVTDDGAGCGPEAVDDTSGFGLVGMRERARSVGGTLDAGPGPAGGFEVTAALPLPREEHR, from the coding sequence ATGCGGGACAGGGCGGTGACGGCCGGCGGCGGCACACGGTCCCGCCGGATCGAGCGCGTCATGGCGGTCGTCAACCGCGATCCGCTCACCGCGCCGCACCGCACCCGCAACGACGCGTTCATCGCCTGCGGCGTCGCCGTGCTCGCCGTCGCCCTCGCGCTGCTCGTCGACGACGGACGCCCGCTCGGCCCGCTCGGCTGGGCCCTGCTGTTCGGCGCGCACGTGCCGCTCGTGTGGCGGCGCAGCCGTCCGGTGCTCGTCATGCTCGCGGTGGTGGCCTGCGTCGCCCCGTACCACGGCCTCGACTACAACCACGCAGCGCCGACCCCGGCGGCCTACTTCGCGCTCTACACCGTCGCCGCCACCGGCCGTCCGTTGCGCACCGTCCTGGTGGGTGTCGGCGTCATCGGCGTGTCCGTGAGCGTGATGCTCAGCGTCAGCGCGAAGGAGGCCCTCCAACTGCTGGAGATCTCCGGCTGGGTCGTCGCGATGCTCTTCTTCGGTGTCGACGCCCGTTTCTACCGCCAGTACGTCGCCTCGATCGTCGAACGTGCCGAACGCGCCGAACGCACCCGTGAGGAGGAGGCCCGGCGCCGCGTCGCGGAGGAGCGGCTGCGGATCGCACGCGACCTGCACGACCTGCTCGCGCACAGCATCACGCTCATCGGCGTGCAGACGTCCGTGGCGGCCCACGTCCTCACCGCCGATCCGGACCGGCTCGACCGGAAGGCCGTCGCGCAGGCCCTGGACGACATCGCGGGGACCTGCCGGACGGCCCGGGGGGAGTTGCGTACGACGCTGGAGGTGCTGCGGGCGAACGAGGTGAGCGTGAGCGTCGGCGGGGAGCCCATGGACGGCTCCGGCTCCGGCTCCGGTTCCGGGTTCGCGGACGGGCGCGGGCCGCTGCCCGGGCTCGACGGGCTGCCCGGTCTCGCGCAGACGGCCAGGGCCGCCGGGGCCGACGTCGAACTGTCCGTCCACGCGGACGGCGTACCGCCCTCCGTGGGCGCCGCCGCCTACCGGATCGTGCAGGAGGCGCTCACCAACGCCGTACGGCACGGCGGCCGCGACGACCTCACCGTCCGGGTGGGTCTGCGGACGGCGGAGCGAACCCTGCGGGTGAGCGTCACGGACGACGGGGCGGGGTGCGGGCCGGAGGCCGTCGACGACACCTCGGGGTTCGGGCTCGTCGGGATGCGCGAGCGGGCCCGTAGCGTGGGCGGCACACTGGACGCCGGACCGGGCCCCGCCGGAGGCTTCGAGGTGACCGCCGCGCTGCCGCTGCCCAGGGAGGAGCACCGATGA